Genomic segment of Phycisphaerae bacterium:
CTCCTGGCACGCCTGGCGGGGATTCGTTCACGGATCGGCTATGACCGCGACGGCAGGGGGCTGCTGCTTACCGACAGACTGCTCCCCGAGCGGTACAACGGGAAATACGTGCCGATCCCGATGACCCGGTACTACAACGCGATTGCCCGGTATCTCGTATGCCGTCTTCTGCTTGAAAAAAAAAAATTGTAAACGACGCCTGAGGAAGAGGCCGTAGTGGACGGGTTGTTTGCCGCTGCCGGCGTCACGCAGGGAAGGCCCGTCGTCGTGCTCAACCCGGGCTCCTCTTTCGGGCCGGCCAAGCGGTGGCTTCCCGAACGATTTGCCGAGGTGGCCGACCGCCTTGTCGTGGAGCATGGTGCGGCCATGTTTATCGCCTGCGGTCCAAAGGAGATCGATACCGCACGGCAGGTTGCCGGCCATATGCGTCATTCCAGCACCGTCCTGGACAAGCCCGTGTTGCCTCTCGGCCCGACCAAGGCCCTGATTCGACGGGCCGGCCTGCTGATTACCAACGACACCG
This window contains:
- a CDS encoding glycosyltransferase family 9 protein, with amino-acid sequence MDGLFAAAGVTQGRPVVVLNPGSSFGPAKRWLPERFAEVADRLVVEHGAAMFIACGPKEIDTARQVAGHMRHSSTVLDKPVLPLGPTKALIRRAGLLITNDTGPRHFGIAFRVPTVTIFGPTHQQWTATNSSCERAIQVPVDCGPCMKRKCPLDHRCMRRVTGDMVVQAARELLSRRTQPVAT